One genomic segment of Petrotoga olearia DSM 13574 includes these proteins:
- the rplC gene encoding 50S ribosomal protein L3 — MKGILGKKVGMTRIFKDEKAIPVTVIKAGPCVVVQKKTIATDGYNAIQIGFEEITERKANKPLMGHFKKAQVQPLRYLREFRVDNVDDYEIGQKIDVSIFSEGEKIDLIGKSKGRGYSGVMKRWNFRGGENSHGSKFHRGLGSTGMATYPSKVFKGKKMPGQYGNERVTIQNSEVVYIDVQNNIIAVKGGVPGARGGLVTIREAVKAKRPKTK; from the coding sequence AAAGCCATCCCGGTGACAGTTATCAAAGCTGGACCATGTGTGGTAGTTCAAAAGAAAACTATAGCAACAGATGGATACAACGCCATTCAGATAGGTTTTGAAGAGATAACTGAAAGAAAAGCAAACAAACCGTTGATGGGTCATTTCAAAAAAGCACAAGTACAACCTTTAAGGTATTTAAGAGAATTTAGAGTAGATAATGTAGATGATTACGAAATTGGGCAAAAAATCGATGTGTCAATTTTTTCCGAAGGAGAAAAGATTGATTTAATAGGAAAATCAAAAGGTCGAGGATACTCAGGTGTCATGAAAAGATGGAATTTTAGAGGTGGAGAAAATTCACATGGCTCAAAATTTCATAGAGGTCTGGGATCAACAGGAATGGCTACATATCCTTCAAAGGTATTCAAAGGGAAAAAGATGCCCGGTCAATATGGAAATGAAAGGGTAACCATTCAAAACTCAGAAGTAGTTTACATTGATGTACAAAACAATATAATAGCGGTCAAAGGCGGAGTTCCAGGAGCGAGGGGCGGATTGGTAACAATAAGAGAAGCCGTTAAGGCAAAGCGCCCAAAAACGAAGTAA